The window ATTATTTGGATAGTAAATAATCTAAACTTCtctcattctgtattttctcttactGTTCTCCCCATTGTATTATCACCACTACACATACTTCTAAGACAGACGGACAAAGATTTTTAACAATGTTTATAAAATCCTTACCACTGTCTCGAAGTCAAGAGCTGCCCCTGCTAGGATATTTAGACTGTAAGACAGGCAAGCACATAGACCCTGGATTTCTAGGGAGCCATACGCATGCCTTTAGCAGAGCATGAGCTGTTCAGAAAGAATACACGGCTTCACAAAGTGGGAGGAACTGCCACTGCCAACACTGTCCCTATGTAGGTGGACAGGAGAGCAGAGCCTAGTTTGGGAGACAGAAGGGCAGCACGGACCCCATGAAGCTCCACCTAAAGGCTATGTACCTTGGTAGGCAGGACCTTCCCTGCTTGCCAAAGGAGACAAAGGATAGCTTGTAAGCATGCCCTTTCATCGTTGTCCCCTTCAGAGTGAGAGCAGCCATCTCTACCATGTATACCCCATGAGAAGTATCCTTCCCTTGGCACTCAACCTACCTCTGGGGCTGCAAACAAGCCGGAAGCTGGCAACGCAGAGGAGGGCCCAGCCTGAAAGAGTGAAGAGTGTGCAATTTACTCCCAGCAAAGAGAAACCACAAGGTTTTCAGGAGGATGTCCTCAGGGTGGGGACAAAAGAACAGCAAGCCTTGAGCCATGACACACGGCTTTTAACTGTCTCAAATACCACCTACACTTCTGTCTGGCAGAGGCCAAATGACTTTTGCTATATTCTTTGCTTGGATCAGTTTCAGACAGTCAGAGCAGGGTTTACATGTAGTGATGAGTTCGGCATTACGCAGGTCTCtctcagaactgaaaaaaatacaatattgtCACAATTACAAACAAGGTGTGTTTTCAGGAGGAATTATTTCTCTTGGAATCTAAAGTGGGTTCTTCTCCTTTGTTCTGTTCTATCACTGGCCAGGGAGGTGAGTAAGGGATCTCCAGCTCACGACaagcaaatatttgcagtatGTACCATGAGCTTGCCAACTTAGGAAATGGATCTACCTACTCTTTGCGTACTCACAGCACTGTAAAGACAGATATTCTGGTTTATAAAATGTGTATCCAGGAATCATTTCACCACCAGATCATAATCACCTGAATATGTGAGTAGGTGACAGCAGAGCATTCAGTCAACACACTGCCCACTAAGTAGCTGTCAGAAGAGGGACCATCAGCCAGGGACACAAGCACAGATGTTTGCTCTGGCAGTGTGCAGAGAAACTTTCCATAGGCAGGAAACTTCATGAAACTCAGTTTACATGTGTCAAAGGAGGCAGTCTGAGTTGACCACCCAGCTGCAATGCCCTGCATTTCCACACAGAAGCAAGAGCTCTGCTACTGGCTACTGCTGTTTCCAGCAGATGTGAAGGCCCCTGCCCATAACTGCCCACGGGAACTGGGCTTACAAGAGGTCAGAGACAGGGGACTAGCAGGAACCTCTGACACTGTCACATAAGTTTGCTGGGTGTATTAGAATGTAAGATCACACAGACCTACAtctctgtaaaaacaaattGCACTCAGTGCCTCGTAAGACTAAATTCCTTTCCATGGTATGTAACATTACTTCTCCTTTCTATGCTTTGGAAATTCCCATGGTAGGTTAGAGAGGTATGTCTTCATGACTGAAGCACCCAACACCAAGACTTTGTCTAATTCcttctaaatatttaatgagTTCCTACCTCATAATAATTGCATTAGCTTCTGCACATACAATTGCAAAATCAGCATCTGTCTTCTGGCAAAATAAACTATTCAATGCCCCTTTTGGATATCCACTGTAGCCTAGGGCAACCTAGAAAGAAACAacatagaaagaaacaaaaggtaaTGTTCTTCTGGGACTTTTAGTTATTCACTGCATCCAACTCCTAAAAGCTGTTAATAACTTCAGTGAGAGTCCTCATGTGATGATGTTTAGCAATACTTATGCAGATCTCCATTTCAAAATGATTGATTGTAGATTCTAATCATATAGGAGTATGATATGTGAAGTTTCAGAAAATcatgaagactttttttccccaaaaggataatttgtctttgtttccagaaatacattttactaTGAACATGAAATACAACACTTATAAACAATCATCACAGGAAAAGTTGattagcaaataaaaattaaaacaaaagaaggtGCTAAACACAAAGTCACCGAAAAGACTGGGAAAGTGTTAGCTATGTTTTCTTAGTTGTGTTCATTTAGGAAAACatataaactaaaaataagCATGGAATTTCAATATGATAATAGTAACAATGTCATCAGGAACATCAGCTCATCACTTTAAAGTTTAGGAAAACATGGGACTTCACCCCTTCTAACTGCTGACTATATATTAAATAATGTTCTGGGACAGAGTTAGGgaatataaactttttttttttccacaaaaagtTGTTTTATATTACTGCAACTCCACTAAATGATTTTTTAAGAGAGTCCATATGACGCAAGTTAACTTCCTCATTTACATGCATAAACACAAGTCTAGTAAACTTAAAGTGCATTTTTATGGCAGAAATGGGCTGGTTTTAAACTTTTCCGTGCCTGACAACTTATTACATAGCAATCTTACAAGTATTATTTTCATATAACAATAGATCATTATTAGACTTTTTTATAAGAAGGGCACAATTTCCTAGACCACAGAAACCTTTACTTACAATGTTGTCTTCCTTGTAGATCACTGTCCCCACTCCAGTATTATGGTCTGAGGATAAACAGTCAATCACAGTTATAAATTCATACAACACTATGATATTACAACAAACCTGCTGGTCAAAAGGTCTGACATTCTTACTCATGCCTGCTGGTccagagagaggaagaacaCACCTGTTGGGACAAAAGTTGCTGTTCCTTGCTTGATTGCCTCCAGAAAATATTGAACCAGGTAAACTGCTGACAAGCAGGCTAACCAGGTGTTAGGCTAATCAGTTGCACTTACCTCCAGTCCTCGTAGCTCGCTGTCTCCTGTAGTCCATATTGATTGCCTTATCTAGTGCTCTTGTGTAGAAGTACCAAAATCATTAACCTTCCCCACTGCTAAGACTAGCATGCTTTCTATCACTGCAGCtcagaaacagtttaaaaactACTTTCTCTGCCTGAACAGCAAGTTCTCTTAGACCTTCCTCAAGGCACAGGCACTTGCAATGACATCTACTGCCCAGGATCTCTCCCACTCTCTTTCCCCTCGCAAGAGgaaacaaccaaacaacccccaaaacttgtcttttgtgggaaaaggaaaggaaaactagAAATTTTCCACTTTCTGGTGACGCAGGGAAGCTGGTGCGGACGTGATGCTGACAGGGACTGCCTGAGATATTGCTGGGAGCCATAACACTCCATTTTTTTATGTAGGAGTTAAAAGCAACGGTTACAATTATTAAAATCAGTCAAAATCTGCACTGCTTTCTCTTCCATAAAGCAGCCAAATGCATTCAGCTAACAGTAGGAGAAGCACTGGGCAATAGTAGTAGGGATTTGGGATAAAGTGGAAAACATGTCCCGTGCTGCTGAGTGAACCCTATTTTCAACCTGCACAGGtaggactgaaaaaaaccagcctAATATCTACTGTGTAACCAGCCACAACCAGCCAGCCTAATGGACAATGTGAAAAAGTTACAGATAATTATGTccagtttggttttctttttacctgTTGTAGGAGTGCTtcttcagttttgcaaactagCCCAACTAAGTATCTACCTGCACTGTGTTTCTTTGGGTCTTACTCAGCCCTGGGCTCACACTGGAGCAACTCCCCCTTCAGCAAAGAAACCTCCATTCAGTAGTGATGATACactctgttttttcttaaggAGATTTTTGCCCAATTTGCACTACCAGCCTTCTTCAGATAACCTGAATATGTTTTGTAAGACAATGATGCaacatgaattaattttatcacACAGGAAATACCACCGTGATACTAAGGTTTGCTAGATATGCAGAGTTTCATGAATTAGCTAAAAGAATGCAATGCAatcaattaaacatttttttcagtacctTACATCTCCAGGAATACAACTAACAATTAGGTAGGATTTTTCTGCACTGTGTGAATTACTGAGCTAAATTTAGCAATATTAATTTACTTACCACTTCTGGATGCTAATAAATCACAGAGCTGTAAAGCATGGGTGTATTTAGGACTATTCTTTACAGGGGATTCCTTCTCTTCTAGGATTATTATTTCTTCGTCTTTGCAACTTGCCAGagttttaaaacaattctttgCTGTAGCaagattttctttatattttttcagctggttttttttcaggtgttcCAGTTTAAAGCACTTTAATATATCCACATCACTCTTCTCATCAAATACAGAGGTAATTGGGATTAGATCATCATGAGATGCTCTTTTATTTGAATTAAgtattttcatctctctttCATTGTCTATTGTTGGTACATATACTGCTGCAACAATGTAGCTTTCTGTAAAGATGGTATTAGTATGTTTTACCAGATCATCCTTTGGGatattttctgccattttaatttcaaaatttggcCAGTAATACACTTGTGAGACTTGtgctgaataaagaaaaaaatatatgcaagattaatattaaatatgaaatatactAGTGGTCATTTTTCCCATTAATAAAGTGATATGGAATATACTTAAGCAAGCTGAAGCTTTTCCCCACATGAGTGaactaatattaaaatatttttttattaacacattatttttatagtaaaaaGGGAAACTTTATACacaattaatgattttttttcccaggtgaTTAAACTTTTGTCTCTACTTGTATTTATCACATGGTAAAAATTTCTAAAACAAGgagattgttttaaaaagatagAGGAAGTTATGGAAGTTattgtagaggaaaaaatatgtatagCAATTaggcatcttaaaaaaaaaccaaaaaattcaACATATAGGTAATGCATTATCATTTGTGAAGTACTACAGATTAACTTGTCTGCAAAAAATCTACCTACCTCCCTTGTTATGTACGTAATACCTGAGGTACATTTCTCATCTGATGAAtggctgctttctttttgtttattttatcagGTCGATTAtctatgaattattttttcaggatttcCACATCCCTTGAGACCActcctttaaattttttttctcatttaacaAACATCTCTACAAGCTCTGCTGgctcctttttcatttaatgaCTTGCACTCTTCATAATCCATGTGTTAGTAAATACTAACAATTTGTACAATGACATTATGAAGCACATAATACTAACAGTTTGTACAATGACATTATGAAGCACAGCTTAATATTCTCTAATAAACACAGCTACATACTGTATAAGATATTTAGCTACATCAGCTTCTGACAGCGATCTGAATGATTCATATAGAGTCAACTGAGGAAAAATGCAGACagcaaaatggaagaaaatacagaggaagagaaatgacTGGCATGACTAGTTTACCAGCTTGCAAGTATGCCACATGTGCAATCTTAGTCTAGGAGATACTTCAGTTCTGATACTGACCTTGAACCAGCAATTTTGCACAGTAATTGCAAGGCATCCGAGACATGTAAACTTCACAGCCTTTCAGTGCATTAGGAAACCTTAACAGCACTTTTGGCACGGCATGAAGTTCCTCTGTTGAGCACCCCAGGGCAATAATCCTTTTTGGCTTGTTCGCTTCACAGATGACAATTCCAGTTTTGCAATACTgcatacacacagagaaataaatgtataCGTATAGAAATGAATGTATAACCATTCAGTGAATGAAAATCCATCCACATTATGTGCACGTAAAGAAATAGCAACCAAAGGATCCCACAGAAAAAGAATGGCACTTGTTGCAAAAGGGTAGGGATCAAGTAGTCTAGAAATGTGGTGATTCCTGCAGACTGTCAGTCAGTTCTGGTGTGTCCACAGCACATAACTCAAATGCTATGTTCTAGATCAACAGCACAAGTACCTTGACTGGAATCCAGGAAGGGGTAAGAGGTAGACCTTTGGAAAGTCTCTAAGTCTGGAAAATCACAGAACAAGTAGGGAGATGAATATCCCAATAGCTGGTCTAGCAGACTACCAAAACAGGAGAAAGGAGTGACAAGGTGTAGTTTCGAACAAATGCCAACAGTATTCAAAGGATACTCACAGTAGGAACCACCAGACATCTATGTAGCTTCAAAAACTCAAACAGCTTTGATTTACCAAAAATTATTATTAGAGTTTAAGCATACAACAGATTAAAATCCTAGCTGTGGGACTGTGGCCCACAAGTGACCTATGCTGGGGCAGGGACGCTCCTGAGGGACCACAGCAGACAACTTATGCCAGGACAGGGCCAGCAGGAAgcatggaggagcagaggaaaactgggaaaaagcagagaggagccACAGACAAACCATCATGCACACAGCCCCGACCTCCTGCACCACTCGTCACCTCACTGAAGGAACTGGGACCGACTGAGAGTAACCTATGGTGAAAACAAGGGAAGGTGAAAGTAGGAAGGTGGGAGGGTAAGTCTTTGGCTTAAGTTGAACCTGGAAAAACTGGATGGAGGATGTTTAACTccttaggttttcttttttccctccatatCCAATTCAGCAAACAGAAGTTTGCATTTATTGGCAATAAACTGAATTAAGTAAAAATTCCCCAAATTAAGATTGTTTTGCCCACAATATCAAGtcagcaattttaaaatcaagatcCTATTGGACACTATGGCTTTTTTAGCTTAGATAACAATGAATATGCTGAAGTTGAATTAGCTCACGGTTTCCTGTGATTCACTTGGTGAATTTTCCATATGTAGTGCTAAGAACATACACAAGTCTTCTTTCTTCAGGTAAGGAGCAGGAGGACCTAGAAAGAAACAATGGAAAGATGAAAACTTAATCAAAACAGTCTTGGAGAAAAAAGTAGGTAATGTCCTAAAATTGGCAAATAATTACTGGTAATGAAATAGGATAATTATCTAGCTCTCCAGTCCTAGGTGAAAACTTGGGGGACAAGGTTATAATTTCTGTGCATGTTGAACTAACTAATTGTTTCTTAATAATGTATCAGAGCTCAATTGGACAGTTCCTCTGTAAAGAGCCTTATCTTTGCACTTTACCAGTCAGCACATCCATTTATGCCTGCCAGTCCTCCAAGTCAAATGGTAATGATTGTCCTAGGAGCTTGTGCTTGACAGAGTGCAGAGGTACtctggatttcttcttttttctttgtttggtttttggggtttttttgttatgctATCTACTCTTTTCTGCTGACATAGGGAACGATTTCTATTGacttaaaaagggaagaaacagcatGTGAATATCCAGTATCTGGAATGGCCAACTTTATTCCCCTATGTCATACTCTTCTTCAAAATTTATGTCTTTCAGCTATCATAGTACAAAACCTTCCCTTTCATGTTCTATTTTCTGTCAAGATTTCAATAACATTAggtaagactgaaaaaaaaaatatataattactTATActcaaagtaaaattaaaatgaagacaaatatGCTGCCAAAGAAATACGTCAGAAGTTTGTGCATCAGCTCTCTGTGCTGTCTAATATTCACTGCTTTCAGGACACTTACATTTATTCAACCCTGTTTAAGGAAATGAAATTAGGGAAATCAAAAACCATGACCATTACTGAAAAGtttactgaatttatttcactttgccTTCATCATTCCTTCCTTCTGTGCCTCCACTGTCTGTTGAATCACTGGGTactggaagacagaaaataaaaaaatctgattaggAATATCACATAATAAGAGATTACACAAAGTGTGGCAATGTAACAGCCCTCCTCCTCTCATCATCAACACTGACAGACTATCCACTGTGAGCTGGGCATTCCAGAAGCCACTGGTTTAGGAAAATGTTTGACAAGTCAGGACATCGACGTCCAGGCTCTGATACtttattcagaaagaaactATATTAAAATGAATGGGAATTGCTCAGATACAAAACAGTTAACTGAATTTCACGTAGAAATAAATACGGCTCCCCAGTGGGGGTGGTGGTGACAAGGgtgttgggttggggttttgttgttggtttttttttaaagtttgaattCCACCTTTTTAACCTACAAATCCATAATGCTTTCCTCACGTACAGGAGGAAAACACGTATATCCTCTCTCCCTTTGCTTTCACACTCAGGGCTGCGTCTTCTTGTCTTTGATACCGAGTCTTTGTTCATTTCATTCTATCACCCTCCTTACACAAACTTCATCATCCTAGTTCTCATTCTTCCCATCAGTTTGATTTCAGTCTACTGCAAATACATACTGTTCtcctctattttaaaataatctatcCCTTACTCCTCTTCAGTTACACAGTTTTCCCCAATTCACTTGTCCATTGTACCTTCACAATCCATGAAGATGTGGTCAGCAACTTTTCTGGAGTTtctaatttcagttttcttctaaTTCTTTATTTGATTTCAAATCCCTATTCTCCCTCAGTAAAGGCAATGATGCTTCAGCTTATAAATCATTCAGATTTCAAGATTTTAGTTCAGTTCTAAGTTTGTTTTTGCTTAAACCAAGCAAGAAGTATACAAGATTTTGTGTATTCTCAAAATGTTGTGAAGTGTTCTTAAAAACTTCTGTTACTTTTTACTGGTTGTCTAGTCTAAATAAATTTATaagttatttaagaaaatttcaGTATTAATTACATCATTCTGTGGTAGGAGACCTGACTCCCTAACTGGTGTAACTCAGAACAACATAAAACCAGTGGCATGGGGCAAATGCTTGAGTCCAGTAACTCCAAGAATTTGGATATATCCATTTAAGGCTAGAAGAAATTCACAGAAAAGGCttgaaataagaaaactgtCATGAAGGATGTTGATTAGTCATTtgggcaaaatgaaaaattaatgactaagagagaaagagagagagagagcagaaacCATTAACCCCAGATACTTGTTATGttattcctctttcttttccattgtaACCAGTTACGGGGTCTGGCCACCTACAGACCTCAAGAGCAACATTTCTGTATAATTCTGCCTTCTGCATATTCAGAAGTATTGTGGCAGAAGTGGAATCTACAGTGTAATGTATAGTTCCAAAGGAAGGTTGGAATGAGCAGAACTAATTTAAGGGTAACTTAATTCAACTTAATTATATGTAAGTTATAaccagattttgttttatttattacatgCTGCAAAAAgggctttaaagaaaaatacttagtAACATACCATGCTTCTAAGTTTAAACACCAAGTAAtaccaaaagaaacaaaatggaacAGTAC of the Grus americana isolate bGruAme1 chromosome 1, bGruAme1.mat, whole genome shotgun sequence genome contains:
- the LOC129202900 gene encoding cytidine and dCMP deaminase domain-containing protein 1-like — encoded protein: MDVLTGPPAPYLKKEDLCMFLALHMENSPSESQETYCKTGIVICEANKPKRIIALGCSTEELHAVPKVLLRFPNALKGCEVYMSRMPCNYCAKLLVQAQVSQVYYWPNFEIKMAENIPKDDLVKHTNTIFTESYIVAAVYVPTIDNEREMKILNSNKRASHDDLIPITSVFDEKSDVDILKCFKLEHLKKNQLKKYKENLATAKNCFKTLASCKDEEIIILEEKESPVKNSPKYTHALQLCDLLASRSDHNTGVGTVIYKEDNIVALGYSGYPKGALNSLFCQKTDADFAIVCAEANAIIMSSERDLRNAELITTCKPCSDCLKLIQAKNIAKVIWPLPDRSAGPSSALPASGLFAAPEQPRGLTEDPSEGQAAAAADGEPA